From Desulfonatronum thioautotrophicum, the proteins below share one genomic window:
- a CDS encoding four helix bundle protein — MDSVIKDFRDLEVWKRYKVLRSEMWALCKSFPLEEKYRLSDQIIRASRSVTACIAEGYGRFHHQENIQFCRQSRGSLYELIDHVDVAFDSEYIDEKKKSELIDMIVLCIRILNGYIRHLKKQKELNKKSLPTK, encoded by the coding sequence ATGGATAGTGTGATTAAAGATTTTAGAGATCTGGAGGTATGGAAAAGATACAAAGTCTTGAGAAGTGAAATGTGGGCATTGTGCAAGTCATTTCCTTTAGAAGAAAAGTATAGGTTGTCAGACCAGATAATCAGGGCATCTCGATCTGTAACCGCATGTATAGCTGAAGGATACGGGCGATTTCATCATCAGGAAAATATCCAATTCTGTCGACAATCCCGTGGTTCCTTATATGAGCTGATTGACCATGTCGATGTAGCATTCGATTCAGAATATATTGATGAAAAGAAGAAAAGTGAATTGATTGATATGATAGTATTGTGCATCAGAATTCTTAATGGCTATATACGACATCTAAAAAAACAAAAAGAACTAAACAAAAAATCTCTTCCCACCAAATAA
- a CDS encoding glycosyltransferase → MPLTVLQLGSPTGLYGAERWILALVRHLDPLRVRSIVGVIQDDPGGEPPLCVEAGRYGLETVAIQAGGRFNFAAVRKLRAYLLEQQVDILHTHFYKTDLIGLLAVRGTNCKIISTPHGWSTNADLKLRCYEHLDRLLFPYMDAVAPLSMELYQGLAGKRGLVEWLSGVLGGKKGELVDSLNGKLGKTQKTNQQINQSTNKPINPPSLPPSPRPSLSPSLSPPLPPSPPPSQKNIHLIPNAVDISEIDAVQRVAPELQPWREQGQFVVGYIGQLITRKGLDVLLRALAGLDAGIDWWAALVGDGPQRGELEQLRDSLGLRERVHFFGFRENRLEFLKGFDVFALPSQLEGIPRCLMESMAANVPVIASDIPGCRDLINHESTGLLVPGENPAHLSQALQRLAREPGLRDTLATNAKTHILHNHSAQRMAREYEELYGLLVEGGRGN, encoded by the coding sequence ATGCCCCTCACAGTCCTCCAACTCGGCAGCCCCACCGGCCTTTATGGCGCGGAGCGGTGGATATTGGCCTTGGTCCGGCACTTGGACCCCTTGCGTGTCCGCTCCATTGTCGGGGTGATTCAGGATGATCCGGGGGGGGAGCCGCCGTTGTGCGTGGAGGCGGGGCGGTATGGGTTGGAGACCGTGGCCATCCAGGCCGGTGGGCGCTTCAACTTCGCCGCGGTGCGCAAGCTGCGGGCCTATCTTCTTGAGCAGCAGGTGGACATCCTGCACACCCATTTCTACAAGACCGACCTGATCGGCCTGCTGGCCGTCCGGGGCACCAACTGCAAAATCATCTCCACCCCCCACGGCTGGAGCACCAACGCGGACCTCAAACTCCGCTGCTACGAACACCTGGACCGCCTGCTCTTCCCCTACATGGACGCCGTCGCCCCGCTGTCGATGGAGCTTTATCAGGGGTTGGCGGGGAAGAGGGGATTGGTTGAGTGGTTGAGTGGTGTATTGGGGGGGAAGAAGGGGGAATTGGTTGATTCGTTGAATGGAAAACTGGGAAAGACTCAGAAAACCAATCAACAAATCAACCAATCAACAAATAAACCAATCAACCCTCCCTCCCTCCCTCCATCCCCCCGTCCCTCTCTCTCTCCGTCCCTCTCTCCCCCTCTCCCTCCCTCCCCCCCTCCCTCCCAAAAAAACATCCACCTCATCCCCAACGCCGTGGACATCTCCGAGATTGACGCGGTGCAACGGGTTGCCCCTGAATTGCAGCCGTGGCGGGAGCAGGGGCAGTTTGTGGTTGGGTATATTGGCCAGCTCATTACCCGGAAAGGTCTGGATGTGCTGCTCCGGGCATTGGCCGGGCTTGATGCGGGTATTGATTGGTGGGCTGCCCTGGTGGGCGATGGGCCGCAGCGGGGGGAATTGGAGCAGTTGCGGGACAGTCTGGGGTTGCGGGAGCGGGTGCATTTTTTCGGATTCCGGGAAAACCGGCTGGAATTTCTCAAGGGCTTTGACGTCTTCGCCCTGCCCTCCCAGCTGGAAGGCATCCCCCGCTGCCTGATGGAGTCCATGGCCGCCAACGTCCCGGTCATCGCCTCGGACATCCCGGGCTGCCGGGACCTGATCAACCACGAATCAACCGGCCTGCTGGTCCCCGGCGAAAACCCCGCCCACCTGTCCCAAGCCCTCCAGCGCCTGGCCCGGGAGCCTGGACTCCGCGACACCCTGGCCACCAACGCCAAAACCCACATCCTCCACAACCACTCCGCCCAGCGCATGGCCAGGGAGTATGAGGAGCTGTATGGGTTGTTGGTTGAGGGGGGAAGAGGGAATTAG
- a CDS encoding type II toxin-antitoxin system HicA family toxin, with the protein MTRHEKLLERAQNSPQDLTFAEFQTLLRQVGWVLDHQKGSHQIWYSPKGKRLPIQRGKSGKAKGYQVKQLLIACQEGESDEN; encoded by the coding sequence ATGACCAGGCATGAAAAATTACTGGAGCGAGCCCAAAATAGTCCGCAAGACTTGACGTTCGCGGAGTTTCAGACACTTTTGCGGCAGGTTGGCTGGGTTCTCGACCATCAAAAGGGGAGCCATCAGATATGGTATTCACCAAAGGGGAAGCGCCTGCCGATCCAGAGAGGGAAAAGTGGAAAAGCGAAGGGCTACCAGGTGAAGCAGCTTCTGATCGCATGCCAGGAGGGTGAAAGTGATGAAAACTGA
- a CDS encoding four helix bundle protein has product MGNREVVVVVERFGDFRDLRIWQQCRDIRGRIWEMTRAFPREETYRLVDQMVRASRSAGNCIAEGYGRFHYQENIQFCRHSRGSLTELIDHVLIAQECHYIDPPTHDSLITDIKSTIKSINSYIKYLQNEKNNTSNLKG; this is encoded by the coding sequence ATGGGAAATAGGGAGGTGGTTGTGGTGGTGGAGAGGTTTGGGGATTTTCGGGATTTGCGGATTTGGCAGCAGTGTCGGGATATACGCGGAAGGATATGGGAGATGACGCGGGCGTTTCCGCGGGAAGAGACGTATCGCCTTGTGGATCAAATGGTCCGAGCCTCCAGGTCGGCGGGGAATTGTATTGCTGAAGGGTATGGACGCTTTCACTACCAGGAGAACATCCAGTTCTGCAGACATTCCAGAGGGTCTTTGACTGAACTGATCGACCATGTACTCATCGCCCAGGAATGCCACTATATCGACCCCCCAACCCATGACTCACTCATCACCGACATCAAATCCACCATAAAAAGCATCAACAGCTACATAAAATACCTCCAAAATGAAAAAAACAACACATCGAATTTGAAGGGCTGA
- a CDS encoding type II toxin-antitoxin system Phd/YefM family antitoxin, which yields MVTLSVTVQELDKQLHNLLAEAQNGAKIVISSSGKPLAQLVPPDSDKKKIQFGVLRGKAKVAEDFDAPLPDEILAEFEGRECVS from the coding sequence ATGGTGACACTGTCTGTTACCGTACAAGAGTTGGACAAACAGCTCCATAATCTGCTTGCAGAAGCGCAAAATGGCGCGAAAATCGTTATTTCCAGTTCAGGCAAGCCATTGGCTCAACTGGTGCCTCCCGATAGCGACAAAAAAAAGATCCAATTTGGCGTGTTGCGTGGCAAAGCCAAGGTCGCGGAGGATTTTGATGCCCCCTTGCCTGACGAAATACTTGCCGAGTTTGAGGGGCGTGAATGCGTATCCTGA
- a CDS encoding type II toxin-antitoxin system HicB family antitoxin produces the protein MKTDRFDGYTVNVFLDEEGDYLAHFQEMPSVSAFGETPEQALQELETAWEGVKESYVKHGEPIPVAPVRKEYSGRFNVRIDRRIHRALAVEAAKAGVSLNALVAQKLSRCIG, from the coding sequence ATGAAAACTGATCGATTTGATGGGTATACGGTGAATGTCTTCCTGGACGAGGAAGGCGACTATCTTGCGCATTTCCAGGAGATGCCGAGCGTATCCGCGTTTGGCGAGACCCCGGAGCAGGCCCTGCAGGAACTGGAAACAGCCTGGGAAGGGGTCAAGGAGAGTTACGTGAAGCATGGGGAGCCGATCCCGGTAGCACCAGTCAGAAAAGAGTATTCCGGTCGTTTTAATGTCCGCATAGACCGCCGTATCCATCGAGCTCTCGCCGTTGAAGCCGCCAAGGCCGGCGTCTCCCTCAACGCCCTTGTCGCTCAGAAGCTTTCTCGGTGTATTGGTTGA
- a CDS encoding type II toxin-antitoxin system VapC family toxin, protein MRILIDTQIFIWSVLDSDLLCSKARRIMLDADKIYVSAASIWEIAIKTKIGKLQGDPHEFRDAISESGFHELCITTRHSASVHDLPLHHRDPFDRLLLAQAVIEPMWFLTADGFLAKYSKMVLTVPKG, encoded by the coding sequence ATGCGTATCCTGATCGATACACAAATATTTATTTGGTCTGTGCTGGATAGTGACCTCCTCTGTTCAAAGGCGCGCCGGATTATGCTCGACGCGGATAAGATATATGTTTCCGCGGCATCAATTTGGGAAATTGCAATCAAGACGAAAATTGGCAAACTACAGGGCGATCCTCATGAATTTAGAGATGCAATTTCAGAGAGCGGTTTTCATGAACTATGCATAACTACTCGCCATTCAGCCTCTGTTCACGACCTACCACTTCACCATAGAGACCCATTTGATCGCCTTCTTCTAGCTCAGGCTGTGATCGAACCAATGTGGTTTTTGACAGCCGACGGTTTTCTTGCAAAATATTCCAAAATGGTGCTGACTGTCCCGAAAGGCTAA